One segment of Thermoanaerobacter kivui DNA contains the following:
- the gspE gene encoding type II secretion system ATPase GspE has product MAKKKLGELLVEVGLITEEQLKHAMEIQSKTGEKLGKVLIKQGYVTEEQILEALEFQLGIPHVDLQKYYIDPDVAKLIPEAVAKRYIIIPIKKDEDGILVAMADPLNIFAIDDVKIITKQNVKPLIASESSILKAIDRIYGREQAEKAVQDFKKEFQSETASELPNEILEEVQNAPAVRLVNSIIEQAIKSRASDIHIEPTEKDLRIRFRIDGQLTEAMRTIKSTHGPVVTRVKIMANMNIAERRLPQDGRFEFVSGGRNIDVRVSSLPTVFGEKLVLRLLDKENFIMTKEQLGFEEEDLMLFDKLIKRPNGIVLLTGPTGSGKTTTLYAMLKELNKPNINIITVEDPVEYSIEGINQVQVNEKAGLTFATALRSILRQDPDVIMIGEIRDTETAEIAIRSAITGHLVLSTLHTNDAAGAITRLIDMGIEPYLVSSAVVGVIAQRLARRICDNCKTSYKASDREKQLVGIEEDKDFTLYKGRGCAVCNKTGYRGRIPIYEIMTVTSDIKELINKKASSDVIGIQAVKNGMKTLRESAKRLVLEGKTTIDEMLRLTYED; this is encoded by the coding sequence ATGGCTAAAAAAAAGCTGGGTGAGCTTTTGGTTGAAGTGGGTCTCATCACTGAAGAACAGTTAAAACATGCCATGGAAATACAAAGCAAGACAGGAGAAAAGTTAGGAAAAGTTCTCATAAAACAAGGTTATGTTACAGAAGAGCAAATACTGGAAGCCCTTGAATTTCAGTTAGGTATCCCTCATGTGGATTTGCAAAAATATTACATTGACCCAGATGTGGCGAAATTAATTCCTGAAGCTGTCGCCAAAAGGTACATTATCATCCCGATTAAAAAAGATGAAGATGGTATATTAGTGGCAATGGCAGACCCTCTAAATATTTTTGCCATTGACGATGTGAAAATTATTACAAAGCAAAACGTAAAGCCTTTGATTGCTTCTGAAAGCAGCATTTTAAAAGCTATAGATAGGATTTATGGAAGAGAACAGGCAGAGAAAGCAGTTCAAGATTTTAAAAAGGAATTTCAAAGTGAAACGGCAAGTGAGCTGCCAAACGAAATTCTTGAAGAGGTGCAAAATGCTCCCGCTGTAAGGCTTGTGAATTCTATAATTGAGCAAGCTATAAAAAGCAGGGCTTCTGATATTCACATTGAACCTACAGAAAAGGACCTACGCATTCGATTTAGGATAGATGGGCAATTGACAGAAGCTATGAGGACTATAAAAAGTACCCACGGTCCGGTGGTAACAAGAGTAAAAATTATGGCAAACATGAATATTGCAGAGAGAAGACTTCCACAGGATGGAAGATTTGAATTTGTGTCAGGGGGAAGAAACATAGATGTAAGGGTTTCTTCTTTGCCTACAGTTTTCGGCGAAAAATTGGTGTTAAGGCTTTTGGATAAGGAAAATTTCATCATGACAAAAGAACAGCTGGGTTTTGAAGAAGAGGACTTGATGTTGTTTGATAAATTGATAAAAAGACCTAATGGCATTGTGCTTTTGACTGGTCCAACAGGTAGTGGGAAAACTACGACTTTGTATGCTATGTTAAAAGAGCTTAACAAGCCTAATATCAATATAATAACTGTTGAAGACCCTGTTGAGTATTCAATAGAAGGAATAAATCAAGTGCAAGTCAATGAAAAGGCGGGTCTTACTTTTGCCACTGCTTTGAGGTCTATTTTGAGGCAGGACCCCGATGTCATAATGATTGGAGAAATCAGGGACACAGAGACTGCAGAAATAGCCATTCGCTCTGCTATAACAGGGCACCTGGTTCTGTCAACTTTGCACACAAATGACGCGGCAGGAGCTATAACAAGGCTTATAGACATGGGGATAGAGCCGTATCTTGTGTCTTCGGCTGTGGTGGGAGTTATAGCTCAAAGATTAGCAAGAAGAATATGTGACAATTGTAAAACTTCCTATAAAGCTTCTGATAGAGAAAAACAACTTGTTGGCATTGAAGAAGACAAAGACTTTACCCTATATAAAGGAAGAGGTTGTGCTGTTTGCAATAAAACGGGATATAGGGGAAGAATTCCTATATATGAAATAATGACAGTTACTTCTGATATAAAGGAGCTCATAAACAAAAAGGCTTCTTCAGATGTGATTGGCATACAAGCAGTAAAAAATGGAATGAAAACTTTAAGGGAAAGTGCCAAAAGACTTGTCTTAGAAGGCAAAACTACAATTGATGAAATGCTAAGACTAACGTACGAGGACTGA
- a CDS encoding type IV pilus twitching motility protein PilT has protein sequence MNTKELLKLVVERKASDLHITVGVPPVLRINGYLEKLEGEPFTSQQTEEIVKDLLTSEQLHRLEQNGDIDLSYSVTGLGRFRINVYKQRGSYSLAIRSVALRIPSIEELGLPPIVKDLAMKARGLILVTGPTGSGKSTTLASMVDLINSKRTCHILTLEDPIEYLHKHNKSIVNQREIGHDAASYASALRAALREDPDVILVGEMRDLETIQIAITAAETGHLVLSTLHTIGAVKTIDRIIDVFPPHQQQQIKIQLSNVLEGIISQQLIPKKDNSGRVVATEIMIATPAIRNLIREGKTFQIQSAVQTGSKFGMMTMDMSILHLLKRGVISLEDALTYCVDQENFSRMI, from the coding sequence ATGAACACAAAAGAACTTTTAAAGCTTGTAGTAGAGAGAAAAGCTTCAGATTTGCACATAACTGTTGGAGTACCTCCAGTGCTTAGAATTAATGGTTATTTAGAAAAATTAGAGGGAGAACCTTTTACTTCTCAACAGACAGAAGAGATAGTAAAAGACTTGCTTACAAGTGAACAATTACATAGGTTAGAGCAAAATGGCGATATAGACTTATCCTACTCTGTGACAGGGCTTGGAAGATTTAGAATAAATGTTTACAAGCAAAGAGGAAGTTATAGCCTTGCGATAAGGTCGGTAGCGTTGAGAATTCCTTCTATAGAAGAGCTGGGACTTCCTCCAATAGTTAAAGACCTAGCCATGAAGGCGAGAGGGCTTATATTGGTAACAGGACCTACTGGCAGTGGTAAATCTACTACATTGGCTTCTATGGTAGACCTTATAAATTCTAAAAGGACTTGTCACATTTTGACTCTTGAAGACCCTATAGAATATTTACATAAACACAACAAAAGCATAGTAAATCAAAGAGAGATTGGGCATGATGCGGCATCTTACGCTTCAGCTTTGAGGGCTGCTTTGAGGGAAGACCCCGATGTGATATTAGTTGGAGAGATGAGAGACTTAGAGACGATTCAGATTGCTATAACTGCTGCTGAGACGGGTCATCTTGTTTTGTCGACTCTTCACACAATAGGAGCTGTAAAGACGATCGATAGGATTATTGATGTTTTTCCTCCCCATCAACAGCAGCAGATAAAAATACAACTTTCCAACGTGCTTGAGGGGATTATTTCTCAACAGCTCATACCAAAAAAAGACAATAGCGGTAGAGTAGTTGCAACAGAAATTATGATTGCCACTCCTGCGATAAGAAATCTCATAAGAGAAGGAAAAACTTTCCAGATACAATCTGCTGTACAAACAGGTAGCAAGTTTGGAATGATGACAATGGATATGTCTATTTTACATCTGTTAAAAAGAGGAGTTATTTCTTTGGAGGATGCATTGACCTATTGTGTGGACCAAGAGAATTTTTCTCGCATGATATAG
- a CDS encoding type II secretion system F family protein gives MPLYAYRARDMGGNLVTGTLEVDSKAQCIDVLKQKNYYIIDIKEEVVKQDILDFASFKKVKIKDIAVFCRQFATLINAGIPIVTSLATMKEQVENKRLKKALSEVYEEVQKGRTLSDAMKKHEDVFPMLLYNMIEVGEVSGTLDKVMNEMADHFEKENELDQKVKSALTYPVIVSIVAVLVVIFLLTNVLPVFVSMFKNAGVELPLPTRILLAVSSSISQYWYLYIGGIVLFSFSLSRFLRTKEGGRIYDTMLINMPIFGPLNRKVLISRFTRTLGTLISAGIPLIKAMEVVERVVGNTVVAEGLRAAQEDVKKGIPLSEPLKRIGIFPPMVIQMISVGESSGSLDSILNKTADFYDGEVDTAVSQMTTLLEPLIIVMLATVVGFIVVSIIMPLFELYNFIGQ, from the coding sequence ATGCCGTTGTATGCATATAGGGCAAGGGATATGGGAGGAAATCTCGTTACAGGGACTTTGGAAGTTGATTCAAAGGCTCAGTGCATTGATGTTTTAAAGCAAAAAAATTATTATATAATTGACATCAAAGAAGAAGTTGTAAAACAGGACATATTGGATTTTGCTTCTTTTAAAAAGGTTAAAATAAAAGATATTGCTGTTTTTTGCAGGCAGTTTGCAACTTTAATAAATGCAGGTATACCTATTGTAACTTCTTTAGCCACTATGAAGGAACAGGTGGAAAACAAAAGGTTAAAAAAAGCTTTAAGTGAAGTGTATGAAGAAGTTCAAAAAGGAAGAACTTTGTCTGATGCGATGAAAAAACATGAGGATGTTTTCCCTATGCTTTTGTACAATATGATAGAAGTGGGGGAAGTAAGCGGTACTCTTGACAAAGTAATGAATGAAATGGCAGACCACTTTGAAAAGGAAAATGAATTAGATCAAAAAGTAAAGTCTGCTTTGACATATCCTGTCATCGTTTCTATAGTAGCTGTATTAGTTGTTATTTTTCTTTTGACAAATGTTCTTCCCGTTTTTGTAAGTATGTTTAAAAATGCTGGAGTTGAGTTACCTCTTCCTACACGCATACTTCTTGCTGTAAGCAGTTCTATATCTCAATATTGGTATTTGTACATAGGTGGGATTGTATTATTTTCCTTTTCTCTTTCGAGGTTTTTAAGGACAAAAGAGGGAGGGCGAATTTATGACACAATGCTTATAAACATGCCAATTTTTGGGCCATTAAACAGAAAAGTTTTGATATCAAGGTTTACAAGGACTTTAGGTACCTTAATAAGTGCAGGTATACCTCTTATTAAAGCGATGGAAGTGGTTGAAAGGGTTGTGGGGAATACTGTAGTTGCAGAAGGGTTAAGGGCAGCACAGGAAGATGTAAAAAAAGGCATACCTCTTTCTGAGCCACTAAAAAGAATTGGTATTTTTCCGCCGATGGTCATCCAGATGATCAGCGTTGGAGAAAGTTCGGGCTCTCTGGACAGCATATTAAATAAGACTGCGGATTTTTATGACGGAGAAGTGGACACAGCTGTATCACAGATGACAACTTTATTAGAACCGTTGATAATTGTAATGTTAGCGACAGTGGTGGGATTTATAGTTGTCTCAATTATTATGCCACTCTTTGAATTGTACAATTTCATAGGACAATGA
- a CDS encoding competence type IV pilus major pilin ComGC — protein sequence MEWFVKALNKDERGFTLIELIVVIAILGILAAIAVPRVTTSLSKAKENADIANAQIIGQAAERYMIEKGVDTVSGGLDELVKTGYLNKIPKTSSGGEFTLETSNGKATVKIGDKEYYPTYPTQSQ from the coding sequence ATGGAATGGTTTGTAAAGGCACTCAATAAGGATGAAAGAGGTTTTACACTGATTGAATTGATTGTTGTTATTGCAATTTTAGGGATACTGGCAGCAATTGCTGTGCCAAGAGTGACAACTTCATTGTCAAAAGCGAAAGAGAATGCTGATATAGCAAATGCTCAAATTATAGGTCAAGCAGCTGAAAGGTATATGATAGAAAAGGGAGTTGACACAGTTTCTGGTGGTTTAGATGAATTAGTAAAGACAGGTTATTTAAATAAAATTCCTAAAACATCGTCTGGTGGAGAGTTTACACTTGAGACATCTAATGGAAAAGCCACTGTAAAAATTGGCGATAAAGAGTATTATCCTACTTATCCTACTCAATCTCAATAA
- a CDS encoding prepilin peptidase gives MEILLYILIFLFGTIIGSFVNVVIHRIPRKESIVYPPSHCPKCGHELKTIDLIPILSYILLKGRCRYCGEKISVRYPIVEVLAGIVFLIIYYKFGLDFKAFSYMFLSSILIAVSFIDIEHKIIPNKIILVGFIGGIFFRILMSNYGFMDYIIGLILGGGILLLISLISGGEMGGGDIKLMALIGFFIGWKLTILVLFLSVIIGALGGIILVALKIKGRKDYIPFAPYISIAWLISILYGYEMLNYYIKFIRG, from the coding sequence ATGGAGATACTACTTTACATACTGATATTTTTATTCGGCACAATTATAGGAAGTTTTGTAAATGTGGTGATACATAGAATACCTAGAAAAGAATCAATAGTCTATCCTCCTTCTCACTGTCCTAAATGTGGGCATGAATTAAAAACTATTGATTTAATACCCATATTGAGTTATATTTTACTTAAAGGAAGATGTAGGTATTGTGGAGAAAAAATTTCAGTAAGGTATCCTATTGTAGAAGTATTGGCTGGAATTGTGTTTTTGATAATTTATTATAAATTTGGTTTAGATTTTAAGGCTTTTTCTTACATGTTTCTGTCTTCTATTTTGATAGCTGTAAGTTTTATTGATATAGAACACAAAATTATACCAAATAAAATTATTTTAGTCGGTTTTATAGGTGGAATATTTTTTAGAATTTTGATGTCCAATTATGGCTTTATGGATTACATAATAGGATTAATTTTAGGTGGAGGTATTCTCCTTCTCATCTCCTTAATTTCAGGAGGAGAGATGGGAGGAGGAGACATAAAACTTATGGCCTTAATTGGATTTTTTATAGGGTGGAAGCTTACAATTTTAGTACTTTTTCTTTCTGTAATCATTGGAGCATTGGGTGGCATTATATTAGTAGCTTTGAAAATTAAAGGAAGAAAAGATTACATACCTTTTGCACCCTACATTTCCATTGCATGGCTCATCTCGATTTTGTATGGCTATGAGATGTTAAATTATTATATAAAATTTATAAGAGGCTAA
- a CDS encoding prepilin-type N-terminal cleavage/methylation domain-containing protein: protein MKKEEGLTLIELITVLAILSIIVLIVIPSTDFFDTTRSNIRLTLIAHEVVNDLRYIQQKSIFEGEILLFESDDTKTRYYIKRKDDNENIKIKNLPEGIKISKKDGGKVEIYFNQMGTPIGACTITLKNDKGSEIYISVAVVTGRIMISGKNY from the coding sequence ATGAAAAAGGAAGAAGGATTAACTTTAATAGAGCTTATAACAGTTTTGGCTATCTTGTCCATTATAGTTCTTATAGTTATTCCTTCGACTGACTTTTTTGATACGACAAGGTCAAATATAAGGCTTACTCTTATTGCTCATGAGGTTGTAAATGACTTAAGGTACATACAGCAAAAAAGTATTTTTGAGGGAGAAATATTGCTCTTTGAAAGCGATGACACTAAGACGAGGTATTACATAAAGAGAAAAGATGACAATGAAAATATTAAGATAAAAAATTTACCTGAGGGAATTAAAATAAGTAAAAAAGATGGCGGAAAAGTAGAAATATACTTTAATCAGATGGGAACTCCTATTGGAGCTTGTACAATAACTTTAAAAAATGATAAAGGAAGCGAAATTTACATAAGTGTGGCAGTGGTAACAGGGCGCATTATGATAAGTGGGAAGAACTATTAG